A stretch of the Solanum dulcamara chromosome 6, daSolDulc1.2, whole genome shotgun sequence genome encodes the following:
- the LOC129891870 gene encoding uncharacterized protein LOC129891870 yields MAGKGKTLGSIIEKNSKAGVQFPVGRIDRFLKDGKYAKRVGLGAPVFLAAVLEYLAIEVLGLAENKARNNKKTRIIPRHIQLAEPEFITSPSNLLSSSSFLTTN; encoded by the exons ATGGCTGGTAAAGGGAAAACCCTTGGTTCCATTATTGAAAAAAA CAGCAAGGCCGGTGTCCAATTTCCAGTTGGTCGTATCGACCGGTTCCTCAAAGATGGAAAGTATGCCAAACGTGTCGGTCTCGGAGCTCCGGTCTTCCTTGCTGCTGTGCTTGAGTACCTTGCAATTGAG GTGCTTGGATTGGCTGAAAACAAGGCGAGGAATAACAAAAAGACGAGGATCATTCCAAGGCACATTCAGTTGGCTGAGCCAGAATTTATAACATCTCCAAGCAATTTGCTGAGTTCATCATCATTCCTTACAACCAACTGA